In Exiguobacterium sibiricum 7-3, a genomic segment contains:
- a CDS encoding GNAT family N-acetyltransferase, with translation MDPFEKIIIQPLKDYLVTIVNTTNDFFPIIGKLIPNFSNGIWSYEEELYDTPSEIRFPDDKLDWSAYIDSSEKIVLLAFHEDTCIGQIRLVKDWNRFAYIENIAVKKDFRKSGVGHLLLEAAETWAKGQSLIGLSLEAQNDNLIACRFYVKEGFVLGGVDTLKQSANPNIDLTLYWYKIFSETEGTADEQG, from the coding sequence ATGGATCCGTTTGAAAAAATTATAATTCAGCCGTTAAAAGATTATCTTGTAACTATCGTCAACACGACTAATGACTTCTTTCCGATCATCGGTAAGCTTATTCCGAATTTTTCGAACGGCATCTGGTCCTATGAAGAAGAGTTATATGATACTCCATCTGAAATCCGCTTTCCGGATGACAAATTGGATTGGTCTGCTTATATCGACAGCAGTGAAAAAATTGTCTTGTTAGCTTTTCATGAAGACACTTGCATCGGTCAAATCCGTCTCGTGAAAGACTGGAACCGTTTTGCCTATATTGAAAACATTGCTGTCAAAAAGGATTTCCGGAAAAGCGGTGTCGGTCACTTATTGCTTGAAGCAGCAGAAACCTGGGCGAAGGGACAGTCGTTGATTGGCCTATCGCTTGAAGCACAAAACGATAATCTGATTGCCTGCCGTTTTTACGTCAAAGAAGGATTTGTCCTTGGTGGTGTGGATACGCTGAAACAATCCGCTAATCCGAACATTGATTTGACACTATACTGGTACAAGATTTTTTCGGAAACTGAAGGAACTGCCGATGAACAAGGATGA
- a CDS encoding HEAT repeat domain-containing protein translates to MNKDELIALAEQMSIDEYVYDEERGYSTSEGSPSDLAYEIARRFQDVQMLPVLMDLLEQTKRLEMKQYFYFMLGTIGTNTGDVLVVNLLLERLAQETKPTLIVKVLDELAKQEQVDDAAAIIKYVEDPRSAVRNSAIEALRVCRGDAVEDALIRFITTSTDSFEITSANFVLATIGTKRVIPYLLPLLDHPKGDVRHSALNALSELGDDSFLPLFLKGLEDRSIDVKTYALLGIVKHGDASAIQPVIKRLKIMLKRKRQIQSDEGLAALRFLNRYRQSDKTIPVLFDWIVAKKWNVMFDDEQDWLNEHLEGNR, encoded by the coding sequence ATGAACAAGGATGAATTGATCGCATTAGCGGAACAGATGTCGATTGATGAATATGTGTACGATGAAGAACGAGGTTATTCCACGAGTGAAGGTTCGCCGTCTGACTTGGCGTATGAAATAGCACGGCGCTTTCAGGATGTTCAAATGCTTCCTGTGTTAATGGACCTGCTTGAACAGACGAAGCGACTAGAAATGAAACAGTATTTCTACTTTATGCTTGGCACGATTGGTACGAATACAGGCGACGTCCTTGTTGTTAACCTACTGTTAGAACGGCTGGCACAAGAGACAAAGCCGACATTAATCGTCAAAGTCCTTGATGAACTGGCGAAACAGGAACAGGTGGACGATGCGGCAGCTATCATCAAGTATGTCGAGGATCCTCGTTCGGCTGTTCGAAATTCGGCAATTGAGGCATTACGTGTCTGTCGGGGAGATGCAGTAGAGGATGCTTTAATTCGATTTATTACGACCTCCACTGATTCATTTGAAATCACAAGTGCAAATTTTGTGTTGGCAACAATCGGAACGAAGCGGGTGATTCCGTATCTGTTACCGCTCCTAGATCATCCGAAAGGTGATGTCCGGCACTCGGCACTCAATGCGCTCAGTGAACTTGGAGACGATTCGTTCCTGCCGTTGTTTTTAAAAGGTTTGGAGGATCGGTCAATCGACGTCAAAACGTATGCCTTGCTCGGAATTGTGAAACACGGAGATGCATCCGCCATTCAGCCGGTCATCAAACGGCTGAAAATAATGTTGAAGCGGAAGCGGCAGATTCAAAGTGACGAAGGCCTGGCTGCACTGCGTTTTTTAAATCGCTATCGACAATCCGACAAGACGATTCCGGTGTTATTTGACTGGATCGTCGCGAAAAAATGGAATGTTATGTTTGACGACGAGCAAGACTGGCTGAATGAGCATCTCGAAGGCAACAGATGA
- a CDS encoding LTA synthase family protein, whose product MIVFGYALYLLLGTLKFVLFSFYTNTAFPVDLFFMNLGGMFVLSSWTLLIQWNKRRWIWLGLLIAHSFLLISDLWYYRYFEDFLSVSLMSQMLQMGDVSSGFAALILPSDFLLFADSLIFLAILFFTRNKTFAVTKSKRQKTAGLVFLTGVILFAAPVTYSVVKEDQRLSQSVSDMRDYYQLGFWGYHGLDLFRGIQGAIGSEESLTASERQRIEGNSTSAADGVTKKPNIILVQLESFQASVIDQQINGQTLTPNLNQLKKESLYFPSFYHQTHEGRTSDAEFITNTSLYPLKSGSVYTRFPDNEFDALPNLLRTNGYDTAAMHAYEKGFWNRDQVYQNIGFKHFFSQDDYPKQKKIGMALNDKQFFQKSIEHMETLKEPYFSFLVALTSHTPYEIPKDEQQLDLSGYEDPMLKRYYQTIRYVDGAVGQMVKELKKKDMWDDTLVIFYGDHDSGLTNKDSEMQQKAQIDNAVDAFELDRRVPLFIKKPNQDTGKTIQENGGQIDIAPTIVDLLNLDAPYMTGHSLLDDEPNLTAFRDGSFRYKNYYYKAKLTGKAGNGTCYDVSTKEAVARDMCRPQTKQVRNDLRLSDAIIEKNGLK is encoded by the coding sequence ATGATTGTATTTGGTTACGCCCTCTACTTATTGTTAGGCACGTTAAAATTCGTGCTGTTCAGCTTTTATACCAACACCGCTTTCCCGGTTGACCTCTTTTTCATGAACCTCGGCGGGATGTTCGTGCTGTCGAGTTGGACGCTGTTGATCCAGTGGAACAAACGCCGCTGGATTTGGTTGGGTCTTTTAATTGCCCACAGCTTCCTCTTGATTTCCGATCTGTGGTACTACCGTTACTTCGAAGATTTCCTGTCAGTCTCGTTGATGTCGCAGATGTTGCAGATGGGTGATGTCAGCAGCGGTTTCGCCGCCCTGATCCTGCCGTCCGACTTCCTGTTGTTTGCGGACAGCCTGATTTTCTTAGCGATTCTCTTCTTTACACGCAACAAGACGTTTGCGGTCACGAAAAGCAAACGCCAGAAGACGGCAGGTCTTGTCTTCCTCACGGGTGTAATCCTGTTTGCTGCGCCAGTCACCTACAGCGTCGTCAAAGAAGATCAACGGCTCAGCCAGTCGGTCTCCGACATGCGGGACTATTATCAGCTCGGTTTCTGGGGGTACCATGGACTCGATCTGTTCCGCGGAATCCAAGGAGCAATCGGCTCAGAAGAAAGCTTGACCGCGTCTGAGCGTCAACGAATCGAGGGCAACTCGACTTCAGCCGCAGACGGCGTCACGAAAAAACCGAATATCATTCTCGTCCAGCTCGAATCGTTCCAGGCTTCTGTCATCGATCAACAGATTAACGGTCAGACCTTAACACCGAACTTAAATCAGCTGAAAAAAGAATCGCTGTATTTCCCATCGTTTTATCATCAGACACACGAAGGGCGGACTTCGGACGCCGAATTCATTACGAACACGTCGCTTTATCCGTTAAAATCCGGTTCCGTCTATACCCGGTTCCCGGATAACGAGTTTGACGCGCTGCCCAATCTGTTGCGTACGAACGGATATGATACGGCCGCGATGCATGCGTATGAAAAAGGCTTTTGGAACCGCGATCAGGTCTATCAAAACATCGGATTCAAGCATTTTTTCAGCCAGGACGATTATCCGAAACAAAAGAAAATCGGTATGGCATTAAATGATAAACAGTTTTTCCAAAAATCGATTGAACACATGGAAACGTTAAAGGAACCATACTTCTCGTTCCTCGTCGCTTTGACGAGTCATACCCCATATGAAATTCCGAAAGACGAACAGCAACTGGACTTGTCCGGTTACGAGGATCCGATGCTGAAACGGTATTATCAAACGATCCGTTATGTCGACGGGGCCGTCGGACAGATGGTCAAGGAATTGAAGAAAAAAGACATGTGGGACGACACACTCGTTATCTTTTACGGCGATCATGACAGCGGTCTGACGAACAAAGACAGTGAGATGCAGCAAAAAGCGCAAATCGACAATGCTGTCGATGCTTTTGAACTCGACCGCCGTGTACCGCTGTTCATCAAGAAACCGAATCAGGACACGGGTAAAACGATCCAGGAAAACGGCGGACAAATCGATATCGCCCCGACGATCGTCGATTTACTCAATCTCGACGCCCCGTACATGACGGGACACTCGTTGCTTGATGACGAACCGAACCTGACAGCGTTCCGCGACGGTTCATTCCGTTATAAAAACTACTATTACAAAGCGAAGCTGACCGGGAAAGCGGGCAATGGCACGTGTTATGACGTCTCGACAAAAGAAGCGGTCGCGCGCGACATGTGCCGACCGCAGACGAAACAGGTGCGGAACGATTTGCGTCTGTCGGACGCGATCATTGAAAAGAACGGGTTGAAGTAA
- a CDS encoding acyltransferase family protein produces MNQLNQKEAPPQKLINTKSQFRPEIEGLRVVAALLVAVYHIWFNRVSGGVDVFFVISGFLITTSIISTINRTGEFRFLPYVTKLIKRLLPSVLFILAVVLVLSSFLLPQSILEKTIREVVASMFFYQNWQLAISSTDYLDASQMKSPVEHFWALSIQGQFYMIWFVLFSFILWMVKKYTIKNVKPMINTILGVLFVTSLSYSIYLTEVNQPWAYFITMTRVWEFALGSLLCINLSSIHVPKWMATLMGWLGLIGLVLTGILFNVSQMFPGYIALWPMTCALFIVLSGTRDTTFGIKRFLGSKPMVKLGGIAFGIYLWHWVLLEFYRYNVQQTPGFLMGTAIILSAILLSYLMTEFIEKPIRSAKVDRAAFKKLGIMMSINVLLIGSLFGLKYFEEQELKNGVSASDYPGAMAVKNPDKTPEHDPFPSYANVFDDLPLVHVDGSNQGLNKSDVKVGEYGETKDYIATIALVGSSHSEQWFGAIHEAAKGEKYRILNITRSGTRFSTGYDDNVLKGIWNQNVLDYLKDADVDLIISHVTAADATKDKIHQQMVDQMQYVKDEYGIDGLALRDNPRYSFNVLESLETTNIKETTKKMNAEVNQRDEAYWKNFEKTNKSLYKLDLTDHFRVDGEFRPVIGNVVIYRDVSHMTNSYAESFGPVFKQKLNEVVTDILKKKEEK; encoded by the coding sequence ATGAATCAACTGAATCAAAAAGAAGCACCGCCTCAAAAACTCATTAACACCAAAAGCCAGTTCCGCCCTGAAATCGAGGGGTTGCGTGTTGTCGCCGCCCTGCTCGTCGCGGTCTATCATATTTGGTTCAACCGTGTCTCGGGTGGTGTCGATGTTTTCTTCGTCATCTCCGGATTCCTGATCACGACGTCGATTATCTCGACGATCAACCGGACGGGTGAATTTCGTTTCCTGCCTTATGTGACAAAATTAATTAAACGGCTGTTGCCGTCGGTCCTGTTCATTTTGGCCGTCGTCCTCGTTCTCAGTTCATTTTTACTGCCGCAATCGATTCTAGAGAAGACAATTCGTGAAGTCGTCGCCTCGATGTTTTTCTATCAAAACTGGCAACTCGCCATCTCGAGTACGGATTACCTGGATGCGAGTCAGATGAAATCGCCGGTCGAACATTTCTGGGCACTGTCGATTCAAGGTCAGTTCTATATGATTTGGTTTGTTCTGTTCTCATTCATCTTATGGATGGTCAAGAAGTATACGATTAAAAACGTCAAACCGATGATCAACACGATTTTAGGGGTGTTGTTCGTCACATCGTTAAGCTATTCGATTTATTTAACTGAAGTCAATCAGCCGTGGGCCTATTTCATCACGATGACGCGCGTTTGGGAATTTGCCTTAGGTAGCCTGCTTTGCATCAACCTGTCGTCGATCCATGTTCCGAAATGGATGGCGACCTTGATGGGCTGGCTCGGTCTGATTGGTCTTGTCCTGACCGGTATCCTCTTTAACGTTTCTCAAATGTTCCCGGGTTACATCGCCCTTTGGCCGATGACCTGTGCATTGTTCATCGTCTTGTCCGGAACACGCGACACGACGTTCGGCATCAAACGTTTCCTCGGATCAAAGCCGATGGTCAAACTCGGAGGCATCGCCTTCGGAATTTACCTTTGGCACTGGGTCCTGCTTGAATTTTACCGCTACAACGTCCAGCAGACACCGGGCTTCCTCATGGGAACGGCCATCATTCTATCAGCGATTTTATTGTCGTACCTGATGACGGAATTTATTGAAAAACCGATTCGCAGTGCAAAAGTCGACCGGGCGGCTTTCAAGAAGCTCGGCATCATGATGAGCATCAATGTCTTGTTGATCGGGTCACTCTTCGGACTGAAATATTTCGAAGAACAGGAATTAAAGAACGGTGTCAGCGCAAGCGATTATCCGGGCGCAATGGCCGTCAAGAATCCGGACAAAACGCCGGAGCACGATCCGTTCCCATCGTATGCGAATGTCTTTGATGATCTGCCGCTCGTCCATGTCGACGGCAGCAACCAAGGACTAAATAAAAGTGACGTCAAAGTCGGCGAATACGGTGAGACGAAAGACTACATCGCGACCATCGCTCTTGTCGGGAGCTCACACTCGGAGCAGTGGTTCGGAGCGATTCATGAAGCCGCAAAAGGCGAAAAGTACCGTATTTTAAACATTACCCGTTCCGGGACACGCTTCTCGACCGGCTATGATGATAATGTCTTAAAAGGCATCTGGAATCAAAACGTCCTCGACTATTTAAAGGATGCTGATGTCGATCTGATCATCTCGCACGTCACGGCGGCAGATGCGACGAAAGATAAGATTCATCAACAGATGGTCGATCAAATGCAGTACGTCAAGGATGAGTACGGCATCGATGGTCTGGCGCTGCGGGATAATCCGCGTTACAGCTTCAACGTCCTCGAATCGCTTGAGACGACGAACATCAAGGAAACGACGAAAAAGATGAACGCCGAAGTCAACCAACGCGATGAAGCGTACTGGAAAAACTTCGAAAAGACGAACAAGTCGCTCTATAAACTCGATTTAACGGATCACTTCCGGGTCGATGGCGAATTCCGTCCAGTCATCGGGAACGTCGTCATCTATCGTGACGTCAGTCATATGACGAACTCGTATGCTGAAAGCTTCGGACCGGTCTTCAAACAGAAACTGAATGAAGTCGTGACGGATATCCTGAAGAAAAAAGAAGAAAAGTAA
- a CDS encoding DUF2332 domain-containing protein, giving the protein MTETELAQRFQTFAERECRDSSPLYEYLSLEIAKDPGILSLCRHARDGQPVPNLLFGAVHYLLLKGVDHPLATYYPSVTNQPKPFNNAFADFQSFCQTYEADLILLLAQRLVQTNEVRRCTYLYPVFSQIHQQTEQPLALLEIGTSAGLQLLFDKYSYVYGNGEVVGNPSSRLQLTSVIEGTETPAMAQTPPPVTSRIGLDLNIVDLKDADEQLWLKALIWTEHHERLAMFESAARYVEEFPLELVEGDGVRLLPHYAAQTPDDSILCIFHTHVANQMPLAVKKELLQVVEEIGRTRNLYHVYNNVQDRYLHLDSYIDGVLTEQTIAETDGHGRWFKWLVTQEV; this is encoded by the coding sequence ATGACAGAAACTGAACTCGCACAACGTTTTCAGACGTTTGCCGAACGGGAGTGCCGCGACTCCAGTCCGTTATACGAATACTTATCACTCGAAATTGCCAAGGATCCAGGAATTCTTAGCCTATGCCGGCATGCCCGCGACGGTCAACCGGTGCCGAACCTCCTGTTCGGAGCAGTTCATTACCTGCTGCTCAAAGGCGTCGATCATCCGCTCGCCACGTATTATCCGAGCGTGACGAACCAGCCGAAGCCTTTTAATAATGCGTTTGCCGACTTCCAGTCATTTTGTCAGACGTACGAAGCGGATCTGATTCTGTTGCTTGCGCAACGGCTCGTTCAAACGAATGAAGTCCGGCGCTGTACGTATCTTTATCCGGTCTTCAGTCAGATTCATCAACAGACCGAGCAACCACTTGCGTTGCTCGAAATTGGAACAAGTGCCGGCTTGCAATTGTTGTTTGATAAATACAGCTACGTATACGGAAACGGGGAAGTCGTCGGAAATCCATCATCGCGCCTTCAGTTGACATCGGTCATCGAGGGGACGGAAACGCCTGCCATGGCACAAACACCGCCGCCGGTCACAAGTCGGATCGGACTTGATCTGAACATCGTCGACTTGAAAGATGCGGACGAACAACTCTGGCTGAAAGCGTTAATTTGGACGGAACACCACGAGCGGCTCGCGATGTTCGAGTCGGCTGCCCGGTACGTCGAAGAGTTCCCGCTGGAGCTGGTCGAAGGGGACGGAGTCCGCTTGTTGCCGCACTATGCAGCACAGACACCGGATGACAGCATCCTCTGTATCTTCCATACGCATGTCGCGAACCAGATGCCGCTCGCGGTCAAAAAAGAACTGTTGCAGGTCGTCGAAGAAATCGGTCGGACGCGCAATCTCTATCACGTTTATAACAATGTTCAGGATCGTTATCTGCACCTTGATTCGTACATCGACGGCGTCTTGACGGAACAGACGATTGCCGAAACGGACGGACACGGCCGCTGGTTCAAATGGCTCGTAACACAAGAAGTGTAA
- the wrbA gene encoding NAD(P)H:quinone oxidoreductase type IV: MSNVKLAVIYYSSTGTNYQLATWAKEAGEAAGAEVRLAKIKETAPAEAIASNPLWQKHTDATRDVEEATPDLLDWADAIIFSVPTHYGHVPGQFQQFLDTTGGLWGQGKLVNKVVSAMSSAQNPHGGQEATVLAVYTSMFHWGAIVAAPGYSDPVLFAAGGNPYGTTVTVDQDGNMVESVEPAVRHQAKRTVDIASRIKG, translated from the coding sequence ATGTCTAATGTGAAACTGGCTGTCATCTATTACAGTTCGACCGGAACCAATTATCAACTCGCCACGTGGGCGAAAGAAGCAGGAGAAGCGGCCGGCGCTGAAGTCCGCCTTGCGAAAATCAAGGAGACGGCACCGGCAGAAGCAATTGCCTCGAATCCACTCTGGCAAAAACATACCGATGCGACACGCGACGTCGAGGAAGCGACACCGGATCTGCTCGACTGGGCGGACGCCATCATCTTCAGCGTCCCGACCCATTACGGACACGTCCCGGGACAATTCCAACAGTTCCTCGATACGACAGGCGGTCTTTGGGGACAAGGAAAACTCGTCAATAAAGTCGTCAGTGCCATGTCGTCTGCACAAAATCCGCACGGTGGACAGGAAGCAACCGTCCTTGCCGTCTATACATCGATGTTCCACTGGGGCGCGATTGTCGCAGCACCAGGCTATTCGGACCCGGTTCTGTTCGCAGCAGGCGGAAACCCGTACGGTACGACCGTTACTGTCGACCAGGACGGAAACATGGTCGAGTCAGTCGAACCTGCCGTTCGTCATCAGGCGAAACGGACCGTCGATATCGCAAGCCGCATCAAAGGATAA
- a CDS encoding HAMP domain-containing sensor histidine kinase, giving the protein MKKWFNQKISRQIMSAFYLILITLSVSSIAAYFYTNHQVVSAKKSLDAISERQERATSLWDDWQSLQYEMRGYIVFGDDTVLETINEKKASLEQKTEWFEQNGTYKADQIYASDVRSLYTSYTTFVMPSLIKYVKAKQDGTVDETFLQMPSLKSMMPQVKRDPNRKFKMNASNSETMRKSVNTMESVFTSYRTSLQAKESMAKDKLIKQTKYAEWIWLVNLLVLFLVILLIIRPFIERTTRQIQLLSKESKLLAQGQHTAPLIPMNRTDEIGELSKSFHQMATALTDNKHRLMSSNDNLEQALQLTLRNEAHLKIRNQLTETLASRDTVTAYPAVIEKMVEITDSTNGSLIFKEGTTVTNIISYGLTEQEQDDLIATIEPVIRRARKDKIPHTAQFAQRAIAVTPVLDASTDEIIAYIYLMRLHHPFDSQEQEELAAFARQLALSLLRMRTFDEIGREREKTARLLNSIRESIVYIEPDGPIQLINRPLLDLFDHPSVKDSKAEWLIEVNDSITHLKYQVDQLPEFELYLRQTFIERKTGEGITFSINREKRFIKTYSEEIHYGGKFRGILLVLRDVTNEVEIDRIKNELVSTISHELRTPLSSIYGFTELMIQRDLPPNRQKKYLAAVHSETERLSLLINDFLDLQRMEANRQEYTFEPFDLLAMMKDLKQLHSLSSSAHNIQIFSEETVQIINGDSKKIRQLFGNLVNNAIKYSPGGGPIEIRLTEQNNRVTVALTDHGIGIPSSAMSELFQKFYRVDNSDTRQIGGTGLGLSICREIARAHDGEIHVESIEGQGSTFTVDLPLNPTPPL; this is encoded by the coding sequence ATGAAAAAATGGTTCAATCAAAAAATAAGCCGGCAAATCATGTCTGCTTTCTACCTTATACTGATTACGCTGTCAGTATCTTCGATTGCCGCTTACTTTTATACAAATCACCAGGTCGTAAGTGCCAAAAAAAGTCTTGATGCCATCAGTGAACGTCAAGAACGGGCGACGTCGTTGTGGGATGATTGGCAATCCTTACAATATGAGATGCGCGGATACATTGTATTCGGCGATGACACCGTTCTTGAGACCATCAATGAAAAAAAAGCATCACTTGAGCAAAAAACAGAGTGGTTCGAACAAAACGGAACCTATAAAGCCGATCAAATTTATGCATCGGATGTCCGCTCCCTCTATACGTCTTACACGACATTCGTCATGCCGAGCCTGATTAAATACGTGAAAGCAAAACAAGACGGCACTGTCGATGAAACGTTTTTACAGATGCCGAGTTTGAAATCGATGATGCCGCAAGTCAAACGGGATCCGAATCGAAAATTCAAGATGAACGCTTCGAACAGCGAAACGATGCGGAAAAGTGTCAACACGATGGAAAGTGTCTTCACGAGCTACCGGACGAGCCTTCAAGCGAAAGAATCGATGGCGAAGGATAAACTCATCAAACAAACGAAATATGCGGAATGGATTTGGCTCGTCAATTTACTTGTCCTTTTCCTCGTCATTCTTTTGATCATCCGACCGTTTATTGAACGGACGACACGTCAAATTCAACTCCTCAGTAAAGAAAGTAAGCTGCTTGCGCAAGGACAACATACCGCACCGTTGATTCCTATGAATCGGACCGACGAAATCGGTGAGCTCAGTAAATCGTTCCATCAAATGGCGACGGCCCTGACCGACAATAAACACCGGTTGATGTCGTCCAATGATAATTTAGAGCAGGCGCTGCAACTCACCTTACGGAACGAAGCACACTTGAAAATCCGGAATCAGTTGACGGAGACCCTTGCTTCCCGCGACACAGTGACCGCCTATCCTGCCGTCATCGAAAAGATGGTGGAGATTACGGATTCGACGAACGGGTCCTTGATCTTCAAGGAAGGGACGACGGTGACAAATATCATTTCCTACGGTCTGACGGAACAGGAACAGGACGATTTGATTGCGACCATCGAACCCGTCATCCGCAGAGCACGGAAGGATAAAATCCCGCATACCGCTCAGTTTGCCCAACGCGCGATTGCCGTCACACCCGTTCTTGATGCCAGCACCGATGAGATCATCGCCTATATCTACCTGATGCGTCTCCATCATCCGTTTGATTCGCAGGAACAAGAAGAACTTGCTGCCTTTGCACGTCAACTTGCCTTGTCGTTACTCCGGATGCGGACGTTCGACGAAATCGGACGGGAACGCGAAAAAACGGCCCGCTTGTTGAACTCGATCCGGGAATCGATCGTCTACATCGAACCCGATGGACCGATTCAATTGATCAATCGTCCGTTACTCGATTTGTTCGACCACCCGTCTGTGAAGGATTCGAAAGCGGAATGGCTGATTGAAGTCAATGATTCCATCACTCATTTAAAATATCAGGTTGATCAACTGCCGGAGTTTGAACTCTATTTACGTCAAACGTTCATCGAGCGCAAAACAGGCGAAGGTATCACCTTCTCAATCAACCGGGAGAAACGTTTTATCAAAACGTATTCGGAAGAAATTCACTACGGCGGAAAATTCCGCGGGATTCTGCTCGTCCTCCGTGACGTAACCAACGAAGTGGAAATCGACCGGATCAAAAACGAACTTGTCTCGACGATTTCGCACGAATTACGGACTCCGTTGTCCTCGATCTACGGGTTCACGGAACTGATGATTCAACGTGACCTGCCACCAAACCGTCAAAAGAAATATCTGGCTGCCGTCCATTCGGAAACCGAACGGCTGTCGCTGTTGATCAACGACTTCCTCGATCTTCAGCGAATGGAAGCAAATCGACAGGAGTATACGTTCGAGCCATTTGATTTACTGGCGATGATGAAGGACTTAAAGCAGTTGCACAGCTTGTCCTCTTCAGCACATAACATCCAGATCTTCTCCGAGGAGACGGTCCAAATCATTAACGGGGATTCGAAGAAAATCCGTCAACTGTTCGGAAACTTGGTCAACAATGCCATCAAGTATTCACCGGGCGGTGGTCCGATTGAAATCCGATTGACGGAACAGAACAACCGTGTCACGGTCGCCTTGACCGATCACGGCATCGGGATTCCGTCTTCAGCGATGAGTGAATTGTTCCAAAAATTCTACCGTGTCGACAATTCCGATACCCGTCAAATTGGCGGAACCGGGCTTGGCTTATCGATTTGCCGCGAAATCGCCCGTGCCCATGACGGCGAGATTCATGTCGAATCGATTGAAGGACAAGGTTCGACGTTCACGGTCGACTTACCGCTCAATCCGACTCCACCGTTATGA
- a CDS encoding zinc-binding alcohol dehydrogenase family protein encodes MKAIGFHKHLPITEVDSLIDLEIERPVAQGHDLLVEVKAVSINPVDTKVRAKGADEQEPKVIGYDASGVVVEVGDHASLFSVGDEVYYAGAINRPGSNSAFQLVDERIVAKKPERLTFSESAALPLTALTAYEAMTDRLQLTFDAKSNLEKTILIIGAAGGVGSIATQLANHAGLTVIGTASRPETIDWAKAHGAHHTINHHDDFREQLKKLGYSYVDYIFCLNATDQHFDAMVDVIAPQGKICSIVETDQALNLSALQQKSATFAWEFMFTRSLFETPDMIRQHEILTQVATWLDEETLETTVTQTLIGLNAENLKEAHRLVESGKTIGKIVVEQH; translated from the coding sequence ATGAAGGCTATTGGATTCCACAAACATTTACCGATTACAGAAGTTGACAGCCTGATTGATCTTGAGATCGAACGCCCGGTCGCACAAGGACACGATCTTTTAGTTGAAGTCAAAGCCGTTTCAATCAACCCGGTCGATACGAAAGTCCGGGCTAAGGGCGCGGACGAACAGGAACCGAAAGTCATCGGCTATGATGCATCTGGTGTCGTCGTCGAAGTCGGGGATCACGCATCCCTCTTTTCCGTCGGTGATGAAGTCTACTATGCCGGCGCCATCAATCGTCCCGGTTCCAACAGTGCTTTCCAACTCGTCGATGAACGAATCGTTGCGAAGAAGCCGGAACGTTTGACGTTCAGTGAATCGGCAGCTCTTCCCTTAACCGCTTTGACGGCATACGAAGCCATGACGGACCGCCTCCAACTGACATTCGATGCCAAATCAAATCTTGAGAAGACCATCTTAATCATCGGAGCAGCCGGCGGTGTCGGCTCCATCGCGACGCAACTCGCGAACCATGCCGGCCTGACCGTCATCGGGACCGCATCCCGTCCGGAAACGATTGACTGGGCGAAAGCACATGGTGCCCATCATACGATCAATCACCACGATGATTTCCGGGAACAATTGAAGAAGCTCGGTTACTCTTACGTGGACTACATTTTTTGTCTGAATGCGACGGATCAGCATTTTGATGCGATGGTCGATGTCATCGCTCCGCAAGGAAAAATTTGCAGTATCGTCGAGACCGATCAAGCACTCAATCTCAGCGCGTTGCAACAAAAGAGTGCCACCTTCGCTTGGGAGTTCATGTTCACCCGCTCCCTGTTCGAGACACCTGACATGATCCGCCAACATGAAATTCTGACGCAAGTCGCGACCTGGCTCGATGAAGAGACACTGGAGACGACTGTCACCCAAACGTTGATCGGACTGAACGCAGAGAATTTAAAAGAGGCCCACCGCCTCGTCGAGAGTGGCAAGACGATCGGTAAAATCGTCGTCGAACAGCATTGA